The genome window AGGGATTTTAATGATATTTGTTCCAATGAGGAAAatagggagggagagagagactAGAGGGAAGCTTTAGGCATTTCAATAACTTCATTATAGGGAATGAGCTTGTGGATATAGGATCTGTGGGGGGTACCATAGACATGGAGTAGTACTTGGGAAAGGGAGGGAGAAATAAGGGAGAGATTGGACAGATGCTTGGGAAGTGTATGTTGGGTGCAGAAATTTGAAAAAGCAACTTGTGAACATGTTGAGATGGAAGCATCTGACCACTGCCTTCTAATACTTAACACAAATCCACAAAAAAGGAAAGTGAAGAGAAGGTTCTACTTTGATCAAAGATGGGCCAAGGATAAAGAATCGGATACAGTAATAAAAAGAGCATGGGGAGTGGAACAACATAGGTCAAGAATGTTCAGAGTGGTCAAAAGGATAAAGAAGTGCAGATTAGTCCTGATTGAATGGAACAAAAGAGTGAAAGCTAATACAAAAGTAAAGATCCAAGAGATAAAGGAGAAGTTGAAAGTAGCAAGAGAGGAAGGTGATCCATGCAACAGTGGAGATATTGCATCCTTGAAAAGGCAACTAAGTAAAACTTACAAGGATGAGGAGCTGTTTTGGAGTCAGAAGTCAAGAAGTAGATGGCTTAAAGAGAGGGACAAGAATACAACATTTTTCCATATAAGTGTAatgacaaaaaggaaaagaaacaggATTAGCATGCTACAAAACCTGAATGGGGACTAGTGTAGAAGTGACCaggaaattgaagaagaattgTGCCAACACTATAGGGAACTTTTTACTTCTACAGATCCTAAGGAATTTGATGAAGTGCTATAGGAATACCTCGCACTATTTCCAATCTAATGAATGAGCAGTTGATTAAACAGGTGAATGAGGCTAAAATTAAGCAAGCACTTTTTTCTGTGTTCCCTAACAAAGCCCCAGGAGTAGATGGTATATCTCCATTATTCTTTCAAAACTACTGGAACATTATTAAAGATGATGTTGTCAATGCCATTAGCAGTTTCTTTCATACTGGTAATTTAATTAGAACTGTTAATGAAACCATCATATTCCTGATCCCAAAAGTTGACAATCTAGTGTTTTTGACTAATTTCAGACCCATTATCTTGTGTACAGTGCTGtataaaatcatttcaaaaataCTGGCTAATAGATTGAAACAAGTTCTAAAGCACTGCATTAGTCCCGGGGAGGCAAATTTTGGATAATGTTATTATTGCTCatgaaattttgcattttctgaaAAATAAGAGGACAGATAAAGTAGGCTTCATAACATTAAAGTTAGACATGTCTAAAACCTATGATAGGGTGgaatgaaaatttttagggAGACTTATGATGCACATGGGATTCTGTCATACTTTTGTTCATTGGATCATGGCTTGTATTTCCACAGTCTCATATTCCTTTAATCTGAATGGTCAAAAGGTGGGATATATATAAGGCCTACCAGAGGAATACGGCAAGGAGATCTTTTATCTCCTTATTTGTTTATCATCTGTATTGAAGGGCTATCTAACTTAATCAAGAAAACTGTGGAAGGAAATGCATTAACTGGCATTAAAATCTATAAAGATAGCCCTATGGTTTCTCAGCTGTCCTTTGCAGATGATTCTCTATTGTGCTACAAAGCAAGTAAGCAGGAAGCACTGAAGGTGAAGGAGATCCTCCAGCAATATGGACAAGCATTAGGACAAGTAATCAATTTTGACAAATCTGCAATGTTCTTCAGCAGAAACACTCCCAACCAGACAAGAGTGGTGATCAGCGAAGCATTGGATAGCATGAGGGAGGCACACAGTGAAAAATATCTAGGCTTACTAATGACTATAAGGAGGGCAAAGAATCAGGCGTTTGGATAtctaaaaagcaaaataaaCAGTAAGATGCAAGGGTGGAAACAAAAAACACTCAGTCAAGGGGGAAAACAGGTTTTGATCAAATCAGTATTCATGGCAATGCCAACATATATTATGTCATGCTTTAAGCTACCCAAAAGTTTGTGTAAGGAGATAAGTGCTAGAATTGCCAGATTCTAGTGAGCGGATGGGGATAAGGAAAACAAGATGCATTGGGTTAAATGGGGTAAGTTATCAGAAGTAAAAGGGAAAGTGGGATTGGGATTCAGAGACCTGGAAGCTTTTAATTTAGCTCTGCTTGCAAAACAAATTTGGAGAGTAATTACAACTCCAAATTTGTTAGTAAGCAGGGTACTGAAAGCTAAGTATATGAAAGAGGAAGAGTGGCTAGAGAAGGAACCTCACAATTCTGCATCTTGGTGTTGGAAAAGCATTCACAAGGGAGGGGAGCTTTTACAGAAGGGACTATAGGAGAGAGTGGGAGATGGAAGAATAATAAAGATCTGGCAGGATAGATGGATACCTGGCTCAAAAAATGGAAGAGTAACAACAACAAGGCATGATCATTGCCAATTATGTTTTGTTAATGAATTGATAGAGGGAGGAAACGGAAGACTGCTTTGCTTGCAGAAATGGTTTAGTGCACAAGATGTGGAGTACATAACTAGTATTCCTCTCAGCTTATATAGAAGAAATGACAGACTTTATTGGAAACATAGCAAATCTAGTATGTATACAATGAAGTCTGGATATGCTGCAGCAAAATTGGAAGATGCATCTCAGAGTCGAAGGTTGGAACCTGGCTCAGAAACCAGTTGGGAAGTTAGGAAACACATTGTGTGGAAAAGACTATGGAGCCTTAACCTTAAGATGAAGCTGAAACATTTTTTATGGAGATGCCTGCAGAATAGCTTGCTAGTAAATGAAGCCATCTATAAGAGAATAGGGAAAGGAAGTAGCCTGTGTAGTTGCTGTGGTGAGGATACTGAGACCATTGAACACATTTGCTTTTTTTGTCCAAAGGCTCAAATGGTGTGGAAGATAGCTCCTGTGAGTTGGGAAGGGATAACTGAGCCGCAAAGTAACATACAGAGATGGTGGGATGCAGTGATGCAATCAGCTAAGAAGGAACAAGGACTGGATAGAATAAAGCTTACAGTTATGACAGGTTGTCGATCCTacacaataataataatgataatccTAGTTGCCAACAAAAGTAGTTTCAAGTCAATTccagtactggagcagggactttGGATGTGCAATAGGTTACTAGATCCGATATACTAGAATTTATTCACGAGAACTTGTTAATTTGTATatatggcaagtagggtcgaatctGCAGGGATTGAGAGTAATTTGTTTCTACTAAAGTTCAAGTTATGGGAGGATTTTAGTGGAATTAACAATAAGCTATGCTAATCAAATAttgtaattaaataaaaattaaatgacaaactacaaaatttcaaacagTATTGGACAAACTCTAGTCAAAAGCAACTTCGGAAATGGTTCACCtcattgatcatcgatgcaagaaTGACTCCACATATAAActgataaacaagttataatTGTCAAACGAGCGATGACCTTCAATTTCTCCGTAATTATTGATAGTTAAAGTACAACCATTAGCTATTGTCCTAATTgcaaaataatcctaggtacgaccgtagaatTAAATTTCACAATTGCTTTAAGATTTAGAGAAACCCTGTTCTAACTAAACAATACGCCACGAGGGTTGTTTACAAATTAGCCCATATATTTTCCTGACATAACCCCGATTATCCCAGTTGCCACTAATTTAGAACAATCtaataattacggatttaattatTCTAATTGGCTCtaggttattgaattaatctaacATTCGGACCCGAGACAATTGAATAATACAACAaccataagaaaataaaataggaaATATACAAATACCAGGAAATAATAGGAACACTAAAATCAGTTAGATCTCAAAATTTAAATCGAACCAAATCTTctgttgttccttgactagaagtATAGCCTTAGTTCATCTATGGGGTAACAATCTCAAGCAAATTTGTAGAAACAGTTACGACATACATTGTCCTCAATTGGAAGGAAGAAACGATGGAATAAGAATGATAATAACGAAAAGAACTACCAAGTcaaaaaaaaagactaattGTCTCTACTTGGTTCCCACCTACGATGGAACCAATAGCCACCAAAAGATGAAAAAGTCAATAGCCGAAAAAGAGTCAAGACTGACGGCTATTTTTCCTCCCTAATTCCTCTTCCTATACGGCTACCAAGAGCCAATAAAAGGAAAGAGTCCTACTGCTACTACTCCGCCGTACTTCAATTATCAGATAAGGAAACAATCTTCAATTTTGTCTTCAATTGGTCTCGTGTCTCCTGTTACCACTCAAACTCTTCTGCTAACTACCGTCAAATTGGCACCGTTTTATGGTATTTTGTTCCACTCCTTATAATAAATACAAATTTCCAAAAGTCAGTAGAATCCGTCAATTAACGCATATTTGACAGAATAATGCGAgggaattaattataaaatatataacaaAAATGCGTTATATCAATTCCCCCTACACCTAggccatgcttgtcctcaagcatgagagcAACAAACCAATTCCTGATAATGGGTATCACTTCATCTACCTTATTGCTAAGATACCAAGAAAAGCATATATCAAGCATTAATGGTCAaaatccaagaaacatcacctcAATTAGCTTCTAAACTGCAGACTCTTCCAATTCATGGCTAACtattctaagaaaaaggaatggtcaATCAATATTTaacagcaaatggtccaactattaaccaaaagctcaacattaaatccatagaTCGGCAAACTGACTTTAAGCACATATCTATACAACTTTTACACCTTTTTATCACGCTTTtctatttctctcttttttttcttttcaatagtAATAATAGACTTAGTTTCTAGCCATTAGACTCTTTTGACGTGAACTCCAATATTTGTTAGATGAAGGAAGCTGGTTATTCAACTCCTATCGCTATAAGACCACGTACTTATAGGTATTACTACTTTTTGAcacgagaatcgacacttttggtgaagatCCTCGGTTACTCGGTAATAATAACTAGCAAAGTACAGCCAACTTTTAATCACAGCCAAGCAataaaataactcaaactatCACATAAAATAGCAGCACCTAGCCTCATTtcttcaaacatggagaactaaagttaataattGGACCAACTCACATAAAAATGCCAACCAGttattccctatgcctagaaaagttaactaaAAATTATAAGAGGCACAAAAtcatcgatattcaccaaagagatactTTTGGACTTAACCGAATTAACTTGATACacttttattactaaaacttgATAATAGCAAAATTAGAGTCAACAACCATCATCAATCCTTGGTAGTCACAGAAGTGCTGATCactaataaaaatgaaaaaaaaaataaaagaagaacagaacaaataacaagaaataaaggaaaaacgTCTAAAAACTAGCAACTAAAAATACTAGTTACACCACAGCTCTCCCCCTATACCTAAATCcgacattgtcctcaatggaggtaATATAGCAAAAAGAGCAAATAGAACAATGAAACTTCCCTCTCGAGTGACTAAGAGATAGGTTCGAACGGTGGAGTGAAACCAATATGATGAAAGTAGGCGGCTAGGTTCTGAGACATCTGAACCACTTGATTGGCAATGTTCGTCACTCGCTCATCTATGTGGTGAACCTATGCTTGTAAGTGGCGCTACTCAGCATTAGAGGCCATCGGCGGAGGAGGCACAGAAGAAGAGGGTCCGGCAGTGTCATTGGCCGATTTAAGAGTTGAAGAGGACCCTACTCGTGTAAAAAGGCATCGACTTTGTGCCCGAATGGGTCCTGGGAGCATAAACCAAATCGTATCATCGTCTCACTCTACAACTCCCATTTTCTCAAGACAGATCTCATTCACAAACTCCATGTCAAAAGCCAAATGGAGATCGTGGTCATGCAGATTAAGAACCCCCAACTGGATTGCCAGGTATGTGGTATACGACTCGAATATCAGGGATTTGTTCTTTTTGGCTAAAACGGTCTTGAATTGTGATGCCATCCAATAACCCAAATTCACCTTGATATTATTCTTCATACACCAGATGAAGAAGAACTCGGGTCAAGAAAGTATACCCGAGCTATCCTTGTGACCCGAGTAATTATAAGCCAAGAATTGCTGAACAAAACGGGCGCTTGGATCCTTAATGTAAGAACTCCTGGATCGAGAGGGGTCATAACGGTCCCCGTCGACAGACATGTCCTTCCAAATATCGGGGTAGTGAGAGAAAAATGGCTCTATGTAATCACAAGCACTCTCAGTGTACTCTCTAGTCTCAGCATACTCCCGAGTAATGAATCCAAAAGCCAAATTAAATTGAGTGATAGAGAAATTAAACTTTTGACCCATAAAGCAGAAGTGAATCATGTTTGGGGTATCTATAGTATACCCCGTAGGTAAGTCGAACTCAAAAGTGGAGTAAAACTCGCGAACTAGTTTGACAAAAGCAGGACAAAAGATATCAAGATAAGGTCTCCAACCAATAGCGGTAAACATCCGCTCAACCTCTTCCCTTATACCTAGTGCCATCATAGTAATTTTGTCACAATATTTGCAAGGAATGATACGCCGCTCACAATACTTTATCATATCACTGCTGATCGGCAATCCTAGTGAAGTTTAAATGGCCCCAAAGTGAGGATGTAGCCATATGAACGCCCCTACCCCTACCTAAATGTGTTTGTACACCTGAGGAAGAAAGTTGGTGGGTAGGTTCATTCACAGGAATGGTGGGTTGGGATGGAATAGGCTGAGGTTGAGAGGCTCTAGACTTAGAAGTGGACTTTGGCCTCGCCATTGTCTCTAGCAGTCAACCCAGTCAACAAGAGACAAAATATCTAACAAATATAGGAACCAGTTAATGCAAATAAATATCAAATCAACAGCCTCCAGTGAAGTCAACAAGCAAATCAATGGTCACCAGTGTCTCCTAATTTGTCAGTGAAATGTAAATTCTATGCAGCCTAAAATCTCAACAAATGCTCTAATGAAATTAGCAATTGAAATCAACAGGCAGAGTACTcccaaaaaattcacttgaaTTCAATGAAAGCAACTAACAATGTCGCATTCAACCTAATAGGCATTGTTGTCCctcaattgaacaattaaatGCAACTACAATATCAGGGAATCCCCAAACAATGCAACTCAATTCAGCCAACTA of Coffea arabica cultivar ET-39 chromosome 5c, Coffea Arabica ET-39 HiFi, whole genome shotgun sequence contains these proteins:
- the LOC140007175 gene encoding uncharacterized protein, producing MLESQQGLDLIEEDLIEAPKNKKFEKATCEHVEMEASDHCLLILNTNPQKRKVKRRFYFDQRWAKDKESDTVIKRAWGVEQHRSRMFRVVKRIKKCRLVLIEWNKRVKANTKVKIQEIKEKLKVAREEGDPCNSGDIASLKRQLSKTYKDEELFWSQKSRSRWLKERDKNTTFFHISVNEAKIKQALFSVFPNKAPGVDGISPLFFQNYWNIIKDDVVNAISSFFHTGLSNLIKKTVEGNALTGIKIYKDSPMVSQLSFADDSLLCYKASKQEALKVKEILQQYGQALGQVINFDKSAMFFSRNTPNQTRVVISEALDSMREAHSEKYLGLLMTIRRAKNQAFGYLKSKINKGGNGRLLCLQKWFSAQDVEYITSIPLSLYRRNDRLYWKHSKSSMYTMKSGYAAAKLEDASQSRRLEPGSETSWEVRKHIVWKRLWSLNLKMKLKHFLWRCLQNSLLVNEAIYKRIGKGSSLCSCCGEDTETIEHICFFCPKAQMVWKIAPVSWEGITEPQSNIQRWWDAVMQSAKKEQGLDRIKLTVMTALEAIGGGGTEEEGPAVSLADLRVEEDPTRTDLIHKLHVKSQMEIVVMQIKNPQLDCQGIPKQCNSIQPTSNVATGFSIAFKNKSQQSMLQTISARERIEGYLYTDDYTK